In a genomic window of Meleagris gallopavo isolate NT-WF06-2002-E0010 breed Aviagen turkey brand Nicholas breeding stock chromosome 1, Turkey_5.1, whole genome shotgun sequence:
- the LOC104917517 gene encoding retinoblastoma-associated protein-like yields MGVMFKEDVTNRSQQPGVFRINYNYGAKDSPLFDLIKQSKEREGQTDQPEPTSTLNLPLQHNHTAADLYLSPVRSPKKKASGHPQSSTSNPDAQPSATSQTQKPQKSTSLSLFYKKVFRLAYLRLHTLFFRLLSEHPDLEPLIWTLFQHTLQNEYELMRDRHLDQIMMCSMYGICKVKNVDLRFKTIVSAYKELPNTNQETFKRVLIREEQYDSIIVFYNLVFMQKLKTNILQYASNRPPTLSPIPHIPRSPYQFSNSPRRVPAGNNIYISPLKSPYKFSDGFQSPTKMTPRSRILVSIGETFGTSEKFQKINQMVCNSESHVKRSAEPSDAPKPLKRLRFDIEGQDEADGGKHLPQESKFQQKLAEMTSTRTRMQKQKLNDGNDTSANEEK; encoded by the exons ATGGGAGTCATGTTTAAAGAAGATGTAACAAACAGGAGCCAGCAACCTGGTGTTTTCAGAATTAATTATAACTATGGTGCCAAA gattCACCTCTGTTTGATCTTATCAAGCAGTCAAAAGAACGAGAAGGTCAGACCGATCAACCTGAGCCCACTTCCACCCTAAATCTGCCTCTCCAACATAACCACACTGCAGCAGATCT GTATCTTTCTCCTGTGAGATCTCCTAAGAAGAAAGCATCTGGACACCCTCAAAGCAGTACTTCTAATCCAGATGCTCAGCCATCTGCGACCTCACAAACACAGAAGCCACAGAAATCTACCTCCCTCTCTCTGTTCTACAAAAAAG TGTTTCGATTGGCCTATCTTCGATTGCATACCCTGTTCTTTCGGCTTCTCTCTGAACATCCTGACCTGGAACCATTGATCTGGACCCTTTtccagcacacactgcaaaaTGAGTATGAGCTTATGAGAGACAGGCACTTGGACCAg ATCATGATGTGTTCCATGTATGGCATATGCAAAGTAAAGAATGTGGATCTTAGATTTAAAACAATAGTTTCTGCATACAAAGAGCTGCCCAATACAAATCAAGAG ACTTTCAAACGTGTTCTTATCAGAGAAGAGCAGTACGACTCCATTATAGTCTTCTACAACTTAGTGTTCATGCAGAAACTGAAGACAAACATCCTACAGTATGCCTCCAACAGG CCTCCTACGCTGTCACCTATCCCACACATTCCTCGCAGCCCCTACCAGTTTTCCAATTCTCCTCGGCGTGTCCCTGCAGGCAATAACATCTACATCTCACCCTTGAAGAGCCCTTACAAATTCTCTGATGGGTTTCAGTCTCCCACAAAGATGACTCCGAGGTCCAG AATTCTGGTGTCAATTGGTGAAACGTTTGGG ACTTCTGAaaagtttcaaaaaataaaccagatGGTGTGCAACAGCGAGAGCCACGTAAAGCGCAGTGCAGAGCCCAGCGATGCCCCTAAGCCACTGAAGAGGCTGCGCTTCGATATAGAAGGGCAAGATGAGGCAGATGGAGG CAAACACCTGCCCCAGGAGTCCAAGTTCCAACAAAAGCTTGCAGAAATGA catCTACTCGAACAAGAATGCAGAAGCAGAAACTGAACGATGGAAACGATACCTCAGCCAATGAAGAAAAGTGA